The Vitis vinifera cultivar Pinot Noir 40024 chromosome 8, ASM3070453v1 genome segment GTGTTCATTTCTCCTTCTCTTACACTTCATAAtgttctccatgttccaaaTTTATCCTGCAATTTATTATCCATAAGTAAAATAACCCAAGATCATCAGTGTCAAGCTAACTTTCATCCTTCTTATTGTGAGTTTCAGGAACTAACCTCGGGGAGGATGATTGGCAATGCTAGAGAGATTAGTGGActttatttctttgaaaatggaTCCGAATCGAGAAAACCTATACAAAGTACTTGCTTTGAATCTATTTCTGTTGCTAGTAGTGATGATATAATATTGTGGCATTATAGATTAGGCCACCcaagttttcaatatttaaagCATTTGTTTCCAAGTTTGTTTAGAAATAAAATCCATCTTCATTTCAGTGTGAATTTTGTGAGTTAGCTAAACATCATCGTACCTCATTTCCATTACAACCATACagaatttcaaaacctttttcattaaTACATAGTGATGTATGGGGGCCTTCAAGAATCTCAACACTTTctggaaaaaaatggtttgtcaCCTTTATAGATGACCACACAAGGGTAAGTTGGGTTTATTTACTACGAGAAAAATCAGAAGTGGaggaagtttttaaaattttttacaccATGGTGCTGacacaatttcaaacaaaaattcaagtTTTCCGTAGTGACAATGGAAAAGAGTATTTCAACAAAGCTTTGGGAAAATTCTTCTTAGAAAAAGGTATAGTTCACCAAAGTTCTTGTAATgacactcctcaacaaaatggaatagCTGAACgaaaaaataaacatctttTGGAAGTGGCTAGAGCTTTATGTTTCACAACCAAAGTACCCAAATACCTTTGGGGtgaagctattctcacagctacctatctCATAAATAGGATGCCTACTAGGATCTTAAATTTCAAAACACCTTTACAAGTGTTCACAAACTGCAATCCTATATTTAGGCTATCATCTACACTTCCTCTAAAAATTTTTGGGTGCACTACCTTTGTCCATATTCATTACCATAATAGGGGAAAACTTGATCCTAGGGCTagaaaatgtgtttttgtagGCTATGCACCTACTCAAAAAGGATATAAATGCTTTGATccgatttcaaaaaaattgtttgtcaCCATGGATGTAACCTTTTTTgaatccaaacctttttttgCAACTCatcttcagggggagagcaCAAGTGAAGATTCAgatttgtttaaaatagaaaaaacaccAACACCAAACCCAAACAATTTGCTTGAACcatcaaatacaaatcaatttGTTTACCCGAATATTGAAACTTCAGGATTGGATACAACAAAATCTGATATGTCCTTTGAAAAAACTGCAGAAATTTTGGGcaaaaaaaatggtgttttgAATATTGAAAGTTTAGATGGCTCATCTTCCCTGCCATCTCACAATCAAAATCACAGTAATACTAACAATGGGAATAGAACAAGTACTAAAAATTCAGAACTCATGACCTACTCGAGGAGGAAGCATAACTCAAAGGAAAGTAATCCCGATCCTCTACCAGGCCATGAATCTGAACTAAGGGAAGAACCAAACTCATCCAAGTGTCCAGGTAATAATCAAACTGATTCGTGTCAACCTGTTCAGTTTATTTCTAACTCTAATTCTGAGTCCTTTAATGATCTTAATATTCCCATTGCTACCCGTAAGGGCGTACGATCTTGTACCAAACACTCCATGTCTACTATATGTCCTATAAAAATCTTTCTCCTTCTTTTTTTGCATTTACTTCACATCTCTCTTTGGtagaaattccaaaaaatgtacAGGAAGCTTTACAGGTTCCCGAGTGGAAGAAGGctatttttgaagaaatgagGGCACTTGAGAAAAATCATACATGGGAAGTGATGGGTCCGCCAAAAGGAAAGACAACAGTGGGTTGCAAATGGGTGTTCACAGTCAAGTATAATTCAAATGGATCTCTCGAAAGATATAAAGCACGATTGGTGGCCAAAGGTTTTACTCAAACCTATGGTATTGATTATCTTGAGACCTTTGCTCCAGTAGCAAAGTTGAATACTGTGAGAGTGCTTCTTTCAATTGCAGCAAATCTTGATTGGCCTCTTCaacagttagatgtgaagaatGCATTTCTAAATGGTAATTTGGaggaggaagtttatatggatcCACCGCCTGGATTTGATGAACACTTTGGATCTAAGGTGTGTAAGCTAAAGAAATCATTATACGGGCTCAAGCAATCTCCAAGAGCTTGGTTTGAACGATTCACTCAATTCGTAAAAAACCAAGGATATGTCCAAGCTCAGAGTGATCATACTATGTTCATAAAGCACTCCAATGATGGTAAGATTGCAATTTTGatagtatatgtggatgatattattCTTACAGGGGATCATGTCACTGAAATGGATCGATTGAAGAAAAGTCTAGCTttggaatttgaaattaaagattcGGGGTCTCTAAGATACTTTCTTGGAATGGAAGTTGCTCGTTCAAAAAGGGGTATTGTTGTCTCACAAAGAAAATACATTCTTGATCTCCTTAAAGAAACGGGAATGAGTGGATGTAGACCTGCTGATACTCCAATTGATCCTAATCAGAAACTAGGAGATACCAAGGATGGAAATCTTGTGAATACAACTCGGTACCAAAAGTTGGTGGGAAAACTGATTTATTTATCTCACACCCGACCAGATATTGCATTTGCAGTCAGCATAGTAAGTCAGTTTATGCACTCACCCTATGAAGTACATCTTGAGGCAGTATACCGTATCCTAAGATATTTGAAAAGTACTCCAGGAAAGGGATTGTTCTTCAAGAAGAGTGAGCAAAAGACTATTGAAGCATACACAAATGCGGATTGGGCAAGTTCAGTTATAGATAGAAGATCCACATCAGGTTACTGCACCTACATATGGGGAAATTTAGTCACTTGGAGGAGCAAGAAACAAAGTGTAGTAGCacgaagtagtgcagaagctgagtatcgGGCTATGGCACATGGAGTATGTGAGATATTGTGGTTAAAAAAGAttcttgaagaattaaaaagacCACTAGAGATGCCTATGAAATTATATTGTGACAACAAAGTTGCGATTAACATTGCCCATAATCCTGTGCAGCATGACAGAACCaaacatgttgagattgacagacacttcataAAAGAGAAATTGGAGGCTAGTATTATTTGTATGCCGTTTATTCCAACGACACAACAAATAGCTGACATTCTTACAAAAGGATTGTTCAGATCAAGCTTTGAGTTTCTCATCAGCAAGTTGGGCATGATAGATATCtatgctccaacttgagggggagtgttgaagatTAGGATAATTagtttttgtttctaataaattcaaattaagattTGAATTAGTTTGTTAAGGGAGTCAGTCTATTAGTTGTTCctatttttttgcatttgatatttttatgtaatctGGTGGCTTAGGATAGACTTTTACCATAACCACTTTGGATATAAATACCTATTGTAacttctattaattttaaatgaaaagaaagataagtttttcttcttctcaaaaACTTTCACTGTTTTTATAACATAGTTAAGTTTCTATGTAGTCTTCTCTTTGTGCTGTTTGCTTAAGAAATGAATACCTGTGATGCTCTTACCTATTATTGTGTTGCCTTGCCTATTGTAATGCTGTAGATGAGTAAACCCAGAGACAGACATAGAGAAATTAAAAGCAAGATGATATGGTAAttgtaaaaggaaagaagaaaaggacaaggacaacaacaagaacaagaaaaggatgatgatgatgatgatgatgaagaggatAACACAAAGCATGACAGTGATGTGGCAGAAGGGATTAAAGAAGAGCATGCCATCAACATCGAGAGCTGTAAATACTTTGAAGCATAACCATTGCTATCAAATTAGAAAGTCTCCTCCTCTTGTCTCCCTTGACTTCCCTGACATCTGGACCCCTAATTCCCTGGACTATGATTGTTCTCCAATCCAGAAAGGCTGTAAGTAATTGTATCACCATTCCCCTTTTTTTATAGCTTaattatgtttgtttttaaatcaattaattcaaaCTGGAAGCAGCTTTGGTCTTTTGGCCTTGGTGGGTATTTTAGTTATTAGTCTCTCTCAATTCTGTCCTAACAtaagttattttctttttatagataTTAAGGGGAAATAGCTTGTGGGCCTGCATACTAATCACTTACCCTAACTTCATCCAATTAAATTTCTTCACCTGTTTATCATTTTAAACAATCAGAAGCAATTGGACATACATCTGGAAACCTCTTCAATGTGATGGTTTCTCCATCTATAAGCTTTTGATTTAGGGAGGTGCTCTTAATGCACATTGTGCCTCTCTTGTCTGATATGGTTATCCATGTGAGTTGTACTATTATCTTTGTAAGCAAAAACTGTGTTTAATTCTCTTCTAAAACCAACATGCATGGATAGTGCTTTATAAGGTGAAAAGattcttattttactttaagagggaagaaaataattttagagtGAATGTCattaaaattctcatttttcAGTTTGCTTGTAGTTGGCTAATTTGTCTTCTAAACTTAACCAACTCTTAAATTTTGCATTGAATTTAGATTGACTCATTTAAACTGTTCTATGAAGTTCTGTCCTAAAGAATTAGGAATTTAGAATTGATGAAAagcttttatataagatatggCTTTGAACCGTTTCCAATTCTAGGATCAGTAAAAGAGTATCTTCATATTGctgaattttgattattttctttccctgaTTTTAATTGTGTTCACCCTGAGTTCTTTACCTTTTCTGTTTGCTTAGTGTGGTTGATATTTGACGTTCACCACAGCCAATGAGCAGACCGCTGCTGTAATTGATGGGAAGTCAATTTCTGAGGAAATCATATCAGGAATAGCTAGTGAAGTGAGCAGGATGAAGGAGTCTATTGGAAAGGTTCCTGGCTTGGCTGTGATCTTGGTTGGTCAAAGAAGGGACTCTCAAACTTATGTCCGGAACAAAATAAAAGCTTGCGAAGAAGCCGGAATCAAGTCTCTGATGGCTGAACTGCCTGAGGATTGTACAGAAGATGAAATTCTCAGTGCTTTGTCAAGCTTTAATGAGAATCCATCAATTCATGGTATTCTTGTGCAGCTTCCTCTTCCAAAAGTAATTTCTAAGAACTGTGCTACAGCTCCCGTTACTTTTATTACTATCTGCTGATCTGGAAGTACTGAATGTGAATATTTTGAATCCATGCAATTTATCAACTAGATTGAGTCAAAACTTTCTGAAATTTAGTTTCATAGAATTCCATACTGCAGTTCTGCTTTTTCTTCCTGGCCAACCAATCTGAAGTAGGTCATACCCATAAAGATATGATAGTTATAATTATCCAATTCTCCTTGAAGATTTGTATACATCTTCCAATCTTTTTAAGAAATCTAATCAGATATATAAGACACACATCCTAGCCTGatgaaataattatatttggtaGATCCACTTGTTTATGCCTACTTTCTGGTGAATTGTGAAACCTCTTAGTTGCACATGTGGATTAGTTTGAGGTTTTGatgcaagaaaatgaaacatgTTTCTGACATATCACATGGATGACTTTGCTAAAAATATGGGAACAGCATTTAGATGAGGAAAAGATTTTGAACATGGTGAGCCTAGAAAAAGATGTGGATGGCTTCAATCCACTGAATATGGGAAATCTTGCCATGCGCGGAAGGGAGCCACTGTTCATCCCCTGCACTGCAAAGGGTTGCATTGAGTTATTGCTCAGGTCTGGTGTGGAAATCATGGGGAAGAAAGCTGTGGTGATTGGAAGAAGCAACATTGCCGGATTGCCCACATCATTGCTGTTGCAGGTaactgttttatttatttattgcttaattttttttcatttagcatCTTTTACTGCAGCAGATTCTTCTTTATTAGAAAAACATGTCAAACTTTGTTTGTATCGTTTCGCAGAGGCACCATGCAACAGTCAGCATCCTACACGCATTGTCAAAGAACCCAGATCAGATCACCCGCCAAGCTGACATTGTGGTTACAGCTGTGGGAGTGCCTAATCTTGTCCGTGGCCATTGGCTAAAGCCTGGTGCAGTTGTCATTGATGTGGGAACATACCCGGTTGAGGTAAATATTAGGCTCATTGTTTTGGATATGGCAAAGTGAAACTGCATTTAAGACTACTAGAATTTTAAGTTACAATTTGACTGGTATGCACGTTATCATGGTATGTGGGCATGCAACTGAATATTGGTTGGTGAGGCATTTTTCTCTGATTATAGATTAAATTAATGGATCCACAGGACCCCAGCTCCGAGTTTGGTTATCACCTCGTTGGAGATGTGTGCTATGAGGAAGCACTAGGGGTAGCATCTGCCGTTACACCTGTACCAGGAGGTGTTGGACCCATGACAATCGCCATGCTCCTCTCCAACACTCTGGACTCTGCCAAGCGTGCTTATGACATTACTTGATCGGCCTTCAATTTATTATGACTTGGCTATTTGATGTTACATCCATTCAGACTTTCTTTGCATGAATACACCTGTACATTCCATTTTTTTGCTGCAACtacatgtaataattatttactTTAATGGGTGAGATTGATTAGAGGCTGGTCTTCTTTGGCTGTCACAAATGAGTTCTAATTAGTGTGCTCCGGTATGTGTCCTCAATGGTTTCTTTCCATTACCCAATTTGAGAATGTAGAGTGCATTTCTTCCACAATCTTGTGAGGCATCGGTACCTAGATCTAGTAAACACCACTCCCTCTGTTGATATGCAATTCTGTCTTTTAGAATTCAATGATAAGAAATGGAAAGCGATTTCAAGTCTTTCTTCTATTCGTATTTTCTGGAATTATTAGAGGCCGGAGAAAATAtggttgaaatatttttaaggcATGTTAAACCTGATTGTAAAAGGACGATATTACACTTGACAGTAGAAATGTTAGTAGGAAACTTTAGCATAATTGTAGGGTAAGCTGGTTTTGACGTTTTTTGgtattcaatttaattataaaaagaaaaagtgattgATCGGGCAAATTTGTCATTGAAAACTCTTGGTTTCAATCCCAAATAATTccttctttgaaattaaaagaaacataaagaCTAGTATGGTTGTTAGGTCAACTTCACAGGGATTTCCATCAGATTATGAATGATAATTGAATGAGGTTAAATAGGGATTATTTAAGATACCATGCAAACAAATTGATCAATTATGACAACTGCATATGGAACAATGATATTATACACCTCATTTTAGCTACAGATCACTTGCTCTCTTCAAGGTTATGCTCTTCGACGACTATACAAGTGTCTTTGGGTGATTTCTCAATGAAAATCCTCAGTTTGCGCCTCATATCCATAGCCCCAGTTGTCGTTTCTCCTTCTCACCTTCATTTTCCTCTTACCACGATGACTATCTGCTTTCCCTATGGCATGTTAATGAGTGTCTTTCTCAATGAAAAGCCATATTCGACACCCAGAGCTTTGCTACGGCTAAGGAGTACTAGTGGTATCACCATATCTTCTCCACCCGAAAGGTGGTTCTAGGTAGAGATATAGATCTTGTGCAGCTAAGGTACTTCCATTTTAAGAAGCTGCTTACCTAGATGGGTTGCCTATCAGCTATGACATGTTCGGAGCTTGTATGCTCGACCTTAGTCCACAATTTTCTACTCTAATATGTGATATGAGTTGGGAAGCTCGATCACTTCGGTTGTGAGAAGAGTTACTATTGAGCTTCACGGACATGACATTTGTCGCATATTAGACATTACTTCCAGTGGATTGTGTCTCTTCGAGACCAAAGGTTAGTCAAGTATTGATGATTTCAAAATTGGGCAGGCTATCTAGAGACCATGTGGTTTGCTCAGTGACACTATGACCACCAAGTCGTCTACCCATGGTCTTACTGTTATCAGTCGGGTCCTCCACCACATGATTAGCCATATCTTGATTCCTCGAAGAGGACATGGGGATCAAGTCTCGTATGATGAGGCTTTTTTTATTGATTCCATTCTAACTGGTAGGAGAACCAACTAGGTTTCATCATTTTGCAACACATGATGGCTTGTTGTGAGAGCAAGTCCAAGGTTCTACCATATGGCCATTTCCTTACGaggatttttaagaaatttggaGTTGCTTTGATGGGAGAGAAGGATATTCAAATGGTCTATGATACGTATAATTCCAAGTCTATGGATATGATGCATTTTGATAGGCTTCCAGATGGATTGTGGGTACAGAAGAGGATTGGTCAAGTGCCTCCACCTAAGGttgaggaagaagatgagatTTGAGAGATAGAGGAAGGAGATATTCCTTAGGGTCATGAGACTATAAGACAATGCAAATAAAGGAGTTCCTCCGCACTGAATATCCTAACATACCATTCTCGACCTCTCAGCCTCAGCAAACCATCCTGCCTAAAGGCACTTTCTTCTCTAAGCCCACTGTTACTGAGGTTTCTCCACCTCCGACTATAGAGTTCACTACTCCCCATGACCCACATAGAGTAGAGTGTCAACATTGAATGGACCTATCTACACAAATTAGTTTGCTTAAGACTTGAATTAAGGAGCTTTCACTGGTTACTGACCGTCATTATTATCTGATTGAGAATTGCATAGATTAGTATTAAATCAGCTTCACTACTCAGTATGAGAGCCTTGTCTCCAAACTCAATTAGTATCAAGCTACTTACATTGCCTAGTGTGAGGAAACGATGGCATATCTTCGTTTAGTATTTCTACCTCCTCCCAGCCTTAAGCACAGTACTTTtgatgttgccaaagggggagatacATTTATAGACATATCTAGGGAGTTAGGAGCATTTTGGACATgcattttgaatattttgggTATGGTTATCTTTGATATAGGATATTTTGTGATATTTTTTTAGATGGTTATCCTTGGGATGCTATTTTGCTAGCTTGCTATGTAATTTTGATGgagatacatatatatatatatactttatcTTACCATGGATTTTATGGATATCATGATCAAATTATAGTTGTTCATATCCTTGGTACTTACTTTTATTTGATTAGATAATTTTTGAATGGATGATGTTGAGCACTTAGTATGTTAACTTGT includes the following:
- the LOC100250136 gene encoding bifunctional protein FolD 1, mitochondrial isoform X2, giving the protein MMMMMMMKRITQSMTVMWQKGLKKSMPSTSRAVNTLKHNHCYQIRKSPPLVSLDFPDIWTPNSLDYDCSPIQKGSNEQTAAVIDGKSISEEIISGIASEVSRMKESIGKVPGLAVILVGQRRDSQTYVRNKIKACEEAGIKSLMAELPEDCTEDEILSALSSFNENPSIHGILVQLPLPKHLDEEKILNMVSLEKDVDGFNPLNMGNLAMRGREPLFIPCTAKGCIELLLRSGVEIMGKKAVVIGRSNIAGLPTSLLLQRHHATVSILHALSKNPDQITRQADIVVTAVGVPNLVRGHWLKPGAVVIDVGTYPVEDPSSEFGYHLVGDVCYEEALGVASAVTPVPGGVGPMTIAMLLSNTLDSAKRAYDIT
- the LOC100250136 gene encoding retrovirus-related Pol polyprotein from transposon TNT 1-94 isoform X3; this encodes MVLTQFQTKIQVFRSDNGKEYFNKALGKFFLEKGIVHQSSCNDTPQQNGIAERKNKHLLEVARALCFTTKVPKYLWGEAILTATYLINRMPTRILNFKTPLQVFTNCNPIFRLSSTLPLKIFGCTTFVHIHYHNRGKLDPRARKCVFVGYAPTQKGYKCFDPISKKLFVTMDVTFFESKPFFATHLQGESTSEDSDLFKIEKTPTPNPNNLLEPSNTNQFVYPNIETSGLDTTKSDMSFEKTAEILGKKNGVLNIESLDGSSSLPSHNQNHSNTNNGNRTSTKNSELMTYSRRKHNSKESNPDPLPGHESELREEPNSSKCPDE
- the LOC100250136 gene encoding retrovirus-related Pol polyprotein from transposon RE1 isoform X1, giving the protein MSYKNLSPSFFAFTSHLSLVEIPKNVQEALQVPEWKKAIFEEMRALEKNHTWEVMGPPKGKTTVGCKWVFTVKYNSNGSLERYKARLVAKGFTQTYGIDYLETFAPVAKLNTVRVLLSIAANLDWPLQQLDVKNAFLNGNLEEEVYMDPPPGFDEHFGSKVCKLKKSLYGLKQSPRAWFERFTQFVKNQGYVQAQSDHTMFIKHSNDGKIAILIVYVDDIILTGDHVTEMDRLKKSLALEFEIKDSGSLRYFLGMEVARSKRGIVVSQRKYILDLLKETGMSGCRPADTPIDPNQKLGDTKDGNLVNTTRYQKLVGKLIYLSHTRPDIAFAVSIVSQFMHSPYEVHLEAVYRILRYLKSTPGKGLFFKKSEQKTIEAYTNADWASSVIDRRSTSGYCTYIWGNLVTWRSKKQSVVARSSAEAEYRAMAHGVCEILWLKKILEELKRPLEMPMKLYCDNKVAINIAHNPVQHDRTKHVEIDRHFIKEKLEASIICMPFIPTTQQIADILTKGLFRSSFEFLISKLGMIDIYAPT